A segment of the Epinephelus fuscoguttatus linkage group LG23, E.fuscoguttatus.final_Chr_v1 genome:
AGAAGCTTTAGTGGAGGAAATGAGCCTTGCCGACACCGAGCGTACTGCAGAAAGTGTATCAGCAGTTTCCCCCACGCGATCAATAGCCCCCCTCCTTGGCCATGACCAAGTGGAGCTCAGAAAGGAAGCAAGTGGggggaaggaaaggagaaagagatgaggaggaggaggggtgggaaAGGAGGGTGCAGGAGAAGGGAAGCAAAGAGAGAACCTGCATATTTGATGCGTTGCCTCTGGATTGCCTGAAGACTCTCAGCTAGTTTCACAGTTTCAAGTATGTGTAAGTCACACTGCCTTTCATGTAGTTATTCAGGGTGTTTGTCTTTTATCCTTCCAGCTGCAGCAAAGTCAGGCCCTAACTTTTTAAAGCAGGAATGACTGCTTTTATACCTTATACCTTCCTTTATAAAATCAACACTGGTGGAGGAGCATTGCCAACTGACAAAGTAGACAATGTGaatttatctcattattagcaAGAACAGCTGCGTTTCTCCCTCGTCTTACCTGTGGGTCTCATGTAATACGCCTCTATGTCAGCCATGTCCGTGTGCAGAGCACGGTCCAGATAACTGTGGATAACTTTCCTGCTGTAGTAGTAGCGCGCACCCATGAGAATGAGGGGCGTGCAGCAGGTCAGCGTGACGGATTTGGTCACGAAAAAGCACATTACTATGGAGAAATGGAAGAAAAATAAACGAAACCTGTCAGAAAAGAGAAtcacatgtttgattttggcgGAATTTGaccccacacagacacagaaacaaaagagcAGAGGTAACATGACATCTTGTAAGCATCAATAAGTGAAGCATCAAATTCAGTCACAGTATGAACATTTtcaaagagagacacaaaatggcaaaGCAGCATTCATCAAACTGTGAAGTAAGGCACATCAGGAGCATGACATCTGACAGGGTAAAACTTTCAGTACATGTTAGTGTTGAATTCATCAAACCAGTTCAGGCCATACTGGAGTAATTAGTCGGATGTGACGCTGGGGGGCGCACagtgaaacacaaacaagcagGCTGGATGCTGCATAGCATGTTGTTGCGTGGCATGCAATAACCTAGTAGTTAGTTTACTCCACTGCACCCCAGCGTGGTGTCAAACAGCAGCGCGGCAATGTAGAGGGCAGTGACTTGATGGAGCATTGTAACTTTCAATATCATCAGAGACCGCACTGAAATAGAATTTGTTTGGAGGTGTTTACAGGCAGGACTTTAATGTTGTGTGCCTTGCAGCCAAATTAACATAGCAGGCTACTTTTTCAtgccaaaaccaaaacaatattttcagtatttaacAGATTGTTAGATTTTGACGTGCGTAACGCCGCCGGTCACGATACATGAGGCGTTAATCTGCGATGGCAACATCAACAAAAGCCAAACGAGATCAGTGCATGACTGGCGCATTGGCTGCTGTGCAGAGGCGGAGGGGGGAGCGCGCACACGCACCGCGGGggattttaatgtgtgtgtattggaGGGGGTGCTCGGGGGAGCGCTTTTTATGTGGGTATACGTGCGCGCACCCCGTGGGCCAATCCTCaaattcattcactcattcattcacgGCACCGGCATATCATCACATCATAAAGCAGGCCCGCCGGTTATACACGTGCACCATGCGCCTGGCCATGCCTATTGTTGCATGATGAGCAACATGCCGGTGTGTGCCGGCGGAAAGGGAGCCGCGTCGGCACACTGTGGCGCTGCAACAGATTTTAACTTCACTGTGCATCGCCTACAGGGCCGGCTTGTGCTGAGAGATGTGTGGGATTTAAGACAACCtctttaaataaatcacattgcAAACACCAAGAGAAAGCGCAGAGATATTATCCTACAATGCGATGTGCTCTTGGACATAAATCCTGGATGTTAGGGATTATGGTGAAGTTGTCTTTAGGGTTAGAAAAGTGTGTCTGAGAGCTAACATAGGAATAAGTAATCCGGGATGCAATATGCAAGGTAATGGTGGTACTTACCTGTCAGAAGAGCATATAAAAACTGGGTCTTGGGCTGCTGCCTGAGCCCCCTAAACGCCGTATTGGGTATCCTCTCCATAATACCCTCGTAAAAGATGCGCCGCACCTCCTCTTGATCCCCGCGCTCGAACTCGCGGATAAAAACCGCATCTTTCCTCACATCCTTGGCTTCGGCGGGGTTCAGAGCCGCGCTGGACGGAGGAGAGCTCCACATGATCGACTCTTTTTTGGTCCCAGGTATAGCATCGTGTTCGTCCGCAACAATTTTAGTCTCGCAAACCATTTTGGGAGACGAAAAATGCATGCAACTGGCCGCAAAAACAACTACAGTTCGGAAAAAAGGGGGGAAGAATGAGAGTGAAAATGGATGATGGCGTgagattttcttaaaaaacagAGAAACGATGAGGGGGATAAGACGAAGGGGGATGTTCTGCTGCAACCCTGAGCGTTTCTGACGACCAAGACTTGCCGGTGTGATTCAAGCAGTATTTATAAGCGGGCAGGGCGGGTAGATTCAGGTTCAGGGGTTGGGGTGGTCCTCTCGCTGCACAGATTGGTGGAAACGGTGCGCCGTTAAATGCTGATGGgcgagggaggagggagaggcagacacagccgctctctctctctccgcatCTGAGCAGGCTCGTGTGTATTTTGAGGATGTGGGCCCATGAGAAGGGGGTGTGATGGTGAGATTGCGTAGAGGGGTTGTTTCTGAAACAGGTTTGTCTTCATAATGTCGTGGAGGAGCCCCGGTGTGTTGAGATACCATGGCTAGAAAGGATGCGGTACGCAGCACAAAAGCGCAAGGTAAAGCGGGGGCGATGcgtcaaacaggaggaaataacAGGGCGAGTGCATCTTAGAAAAAGCTCTTACGCTGTCTATAAATAAAAACTGGAGCTTAAAATAAGACATGATTTAGGGTTATAATTAAATCTGAGGTGAACATAGTTAGATTATCGCCTTGGACTGTGTCTGAGGCGCCAGATCAGTGGACATCTCCGTTGTTGCGCAGATAAACTGGCTATCTGTGGGGATGAGGGAATGACAAAGATCCTGATGTGAGACACACAGGCTCATATCCTGATATGAATCGACATTAAAGAGACACTATAAAAGCCTTAAATTCAGCTGGTAGTCGCCCTTATGTGTGCACCACCTCCTCTGCCTGTTGACTGACAGCTCTGCTGCACTGCAGTGATTCCTCCACGGCTTCCCTTCGCTTTGTCACCCTGCTGCTGTCATACATCAGTCTTAACACGGAGATTATATCTCGCCTTGCTGCGCATCTGAAACCTCCCATTAGCGCATCTGTTAGCGACTTGCACTGTTCCCTAAGCACCATGCAGCGACGACAATACCGGCTTTACGCACGACTGTGGCGGCAGCGGCGGCggtagtgatgatgatgatgatgctcgATCGGGCCCTTTGTTGTCCCCCGACACTCCCTGTAATTAACCGTGACTGTTATTATACAGTCAAGCTTTCATGAACAAACGTGCTGCCATGATTTGCgcgtgcttttattttgacagcttCAGTATAATGATGAGGGGATGACGGAGGCTTAGTTGACATTTCCAGTAGTTTCTCCAACCGTCAAAGGTGAGGAAGATGGTAATAATATGAACATATAGGATGCTATAGGGTAGTTAAGTATAAAATAAAGTCTGCAGCGCGTTATTGCGCATCACTGCCACGCTGTATTATGCTCAAATGAATATTATGCAACACAGTTTAACTTGGCACCGTAGGTAAGGAAACTAGAGTTAGTATTTTCActgaggaggagatgaagatgTGTTTTGTCTGTAAGCTCTTTGTGGCGGTTTGCAGCCCCACAGTCGCATATGTAAAGCAGCAGAACTAGTTTGAACTGGATCATCGCGGGGCAACCTGCTATTGATAAGGCTGCATCCACCCCCACTCCCTCCTCCTTAAGGtatccccctcccccctcctccctgcaTGGAGCcgctgggagaggaggaggaggaggatgagtaGGAGGGCAGGCTGATAACCCGGAGAGTTAAAAAGTCCTCACACACTCTGCTCAGCCTGGACATTTCCcctctacaaaaaaaaaaaaaaaatgcgtcGAAAGATGCGTGTCTTCGCATCAGCACCTGCTCTGCAGCGGATCTCACCATGCCGACCGGGTGGAGGATGCTCTGAGCATGCGCAGTGTTCCTTTTTGGTTGACTCCTGGCAGTGCAGCCTTCAAGTACCGTCGGTAATGTCGCAATCATGAAATGAGAGATCAAACGGCAAAGTTGTAAACACATCTAATTTTTGAGGATGAAGGAGCAAATGTTGGAAAACAATAATTCATGAAATGCTCCCTAATGAAACAATCAAACACATATTTATGATATCTACAAATGCTATCCTCTCTATTTCCACTGCAGTAGCAAGTCTGTGCCATGATTTAGAGGATAATACAGCATCCACCAAAACATTATTCTGTCCCATagttttatttccatcttcagaCACAGCTCcacatcaacaacaaagaacACAATTGAGTGATATATGAAtaaaacacaaggaaaaaacCC
Coding sequences within it:
- the nat8l gene encoding N-acetylaspartate synthetase, with the translated sequence MHFSSPKMVCETKIVADEHDAIPGTKKESIMWSSPPSSAALNPAEAKDVRKDAVFIREFERGDQEEVRRIFYEGIMERIPNTAFRGLRQQPKTQFLYALLTVMCFFVTKSVTLTCCTPLILMGARYYYSRKVIHSYLDRALHTDMADIEAYYMRPTGSCFWVAVLDGRVVGIVAAQGHEDDNTVELHRMSVDSRYRGKGIAKALGRRVLEFAVRNNYAAVVLGTTAVKLAAHKLYESLGFRRTGQSEDYRLPGMTRSPLERLFFQIRYSRYRLQLREE